One genomic window of Fibrobacter succinogenes includes the following:
- a CDS encoding DUF4423 domain-containing protein has protein sequence MAEIFDYDDYRDMIKDYYLEHKKHNSLYSFSTLGKTLGLDSSHAYYIVQKKRNLPVHAVPAAKKMLGLDGRGAAYFDLLIVASRTKSEKTKAEILQKAFQLRDVKRHLLKDNELKYLSAWWTIVVRALIEVKHGNVDIPEIANSVIPPITEEQAQESIEILKSLGFIQPINNNSKVRLADPHITVQGAEKAEAIRSFHSKVMQFGIRSLNEIPPENRDISTITMAVDAKGFEDLKKMLKEFRKEIQIRVDKCIVPDRVMQLNLALFPVALNKKKEK, from the coding sequence ATGGCAGAAATCTTTGATTACGATGATTACCGAGATATGATCAAGGATTACTACTTGGAGCACAAAAAGCACAACTCCTTGTATTCCTTTAGCACTCTCGGCAAGACGCTTGGCTTGGATTCAAGTCACGCTTATTATATAGTTCAAAAAAAGCGAAATCTTCCCGTCCATGCAGTTCCCGCCGCAAAAAAAATGCTCGGGCTCGATGGTCGCGGGGCCGCTTATTTCGATTTACTAATCGTCGCCTCGCGCACGAAATCCGAAAAAACAAAAGCGGAAATTCTGCAAAAGGCGTTCCAGTTGCGCGATGTCAAGCGTCATCTACTCAAAGATAACGAACTCAAGTATCTTAGCGCCTGGTGGACCATTGTCGTGAGAGCGCTCATCGAAGTGAAACACGGCAATGTGGACATTCCGGAAATCGCCAACAGCGTCATTCCGCCCATCACCGAAGAACAAGCGCAAGAGAGCATCGAAATTCTAAAATCGCTCGGCTTTATCCAGCCCATCAACAATAACAGCAAAGTCCGCCTCGCCGACCCGCACATCACGGTTCAAGGCGCCGAAAAGGCCGAAGCAATCCGCAGTTTCCATTCGAAGGTCATGCAGTTTGGCATCCGTTCTTTGAACGAAATTCCGCCAGAAAACCGAGACATTTCGACAATCACCATGGCCGTCGACGCTAAAGGTTTCGAAGACCTCAAAAAGATGCTCAAGGAATTCCGTAAAGAAATCCAGATTCGAGTCGATAAGTGCATCGTACCCGATCGTGTAATGCAGTTGAACCTCGCCTTATTCCCCGTCGCACTCAATAAAAAGAAGGAAAAATAA
- the dtd gene encoding D-aminoacyl-tRNA deacylase has translation MKFLIQRVTKAQVDIEGETVGKIDGKGLLVLIGVGEGDTREVADRFIKKMLALRIFADENGKTNLSIKDVGGSLLLVSQFTLYANCNKGNRPTFNGAGNPTLANELYEYIIEQCKKEVAIVETGKFGADMQVSLVNDGPFTIMLE, from the coding sequence ATGAAATTTCTCATCCAGCGAGTCACTAAGGCTCAAGTCGATATTGAAGGTGAAACAGTCGGAAAAATTGATGGCAAGGGATTACTTGTGCTGATTGGCGTTGGCGAGGGCGATACTCGCGAAGTTGCCGACCGATTCATCAAGAAAATGCTTGCGCTCCGCATTTTTGCCGACGAAAACGGAAAGACGAACCTCTCCATCAAAGATGTGGGTGGCTCGCTTTTGCTTGTTTCGCAATTCACGCTTTATGCGAATTGCAATAAAGGCAACCGTCCAACGTTTAACGGCGCAGGCAATCCGACACTAGCCAATGAACTTTACGAGTACATCATTGAACAGTGCAAAAAAGAAGTTGCCATCGTTGAAACGGGAAAATTCGGTGCGGACATGCAAGTGAGTCTTGTCAACGACGGCCCATTTACTATAATGCTAGAATAG
- a CDS encoding polysaccharide biosynthesis tyrosine autokinase: protein MAEQEKVTASGLSSVPTTRDSEEISLQEIFLLLWRNRKAIITCVLVAAVIGAFVAQWTRPVYSSDVLLQVNMKGNSSKSTKAMGEMGEVLEMASPTDAEIELIKSRLVLTTVAQEEHLHLSAQPIGFWNRLLHMEGRMDLDSLQIPAELRTEKWYAVADGEDGYSVIAPDGKKILDGKVGEICKAAYAGDSLVIRVKFLLAREGQEFIIAQGSSLKAGRALRGALGVAEQGKKTGIISVHFSHRYPDRAASILNTIAKTYLRQNVEMRSAEAEKTLEFLESQLPMVKAKLDSAEKVLADYRYKIGSIDMNGETKAHISKETELKRQILEMEQKRQAAMRLFKAEHPSVVTLSRQLGKLRSELNMLKKSAQKMPLTQQEVARLQEEVAVNNEIYTNMLNNIQQLRVVRVGEVGNVRIVDLAQVESMPSKPKRKKIFLIAVAAGFLLGVFYAYLMYLLKNGVRSASEIERETKMNVLVKIPKSHNKLLGKRGKMRQNMPFVLQRTEDQVTESFQSMMTAINFSFSHKEHSVILVMGLISGVGKSFVSQNLSAIAATSGKKVLLIDADMRRGSVRTGGAGLADVLVGKKTLDEAVQQKYDKNMFVLNAGKTNMTACGLLRSDAMDNLLKEARQKYDLVIVDTPPLSLVTDAELICPLADYLLFVLQYGKHRMDDIKESLSKIVRYSGKQGAIVLNQYEYEPGHYGYYEKEYNKQQPQDYKRFSFASLFFLLGSRFGGRQ, encoded by the coding sequence ATGGCAGAACAAGAAAAAGTTACAGCATCGGGTTTGTCTTCGGTTCCGACCACTCGGGACAGTGAAGAAATTTCCTTACAGGAAATATTTCTCCTCCTTTGGAGAAATAGAAAAGCCATTATCACATGCGTCTTGGTTGCCGCAGTGATCGGAGCTTTTGTTGCTCAGTGGACTCGTCCTGTATATTCTAGTGACGTGCTCCTTCAGGTGAACATGAAGGGCAATAGCAGCAAGTCGACTAAGGCTATGGGCGAAATGGGTGAAGTTTTGGAAATGGCTAGCCCGACCGACGCCGAAATTGAGCTCATCAAGAGCCGTTTGGTTCTGACTACGGTTGCTCAGGAGGAACACCTCCATCTGTCTGCCCAACCGATAGGTTTTTGGAATCGCCTGCTGCATATGGAAGGCCGTATGGATCTGGATTCATTGCAGATTCCGGCTGAATTGCGCACCGAAAAGTGGTATGCTGTGGCTGATGGCGAAGATGGATATTCCGTAATCGCTCCGGATGGCAAAAAAATTCTTGATGGAAAGGTTGGGGAAATTTGCAAGGCCGCCTATGCTGGTGATTCCCTGGTCATTCGTGTGAAGTTCTTGCTTGCTCGTGAAGGACAGGAATTCATCATTGCTCAGGGGTCTTCGCTGAAAGCTGGCCGCGCTTTGAGGGGTGCTTTGGGTGTGGCAGAACAGGGTAAAAAGACAGGTATTATTTCCGTTCATTTTAGCCACCGCTATCCAGATCGCGCCGCTTCCATTTTGAATACCATTGCTAAGACTTATCTGCGCCAGAACGTTGAAATGCGTAGTGCTGAAGCCGAAAAAACGCTTGAATTTTTGGAAAGCCAGTTGCCGATGGTCAAGGCTAAGCTTGATAGTGCTGAAAAGGTTTTGGCCGATTATCGCTATAAGATTGGCTCTATTGACATGAATGGCGAAACCAAGGCCCATATTTCGAAAGAAACGGAACTTAAAAGACAAATTCTTGAAATGGAACAGAAAAGACAAGCTGCAATGCGTCTTTTCAAGGCCGAACATCCGAGTGTCGTGACGCTTTCTAGACAGTTGGGCAAATTGCGCTCTGAATTGAATATGCTTAAGAAGAGCGCTCAAAAGATGCCTCTCACGCAGCAGGAAGTCGCTCGTTTGCAAGAAGAAGTGGCCGTGAATAACGAAATCTACACGAACATGCTCAACAATATCCAGCAGTTGCGTGTGGTGCGTGTCGGTGAAGTGGGTAACGTGCGTATTGTCGATTTGGCTCAGGTTGAATCGATGCCGTCCAAGCCGAAGAGAAAGAAGATTTTCCTTATTGCTGTCGCTGCAGGCTTTTTACTGGGTGTATTCTACGCTTACTTGATGTATTTGCTCAAGAACGGCGTTCGTAGCGCTTCTGAAATTGAACGCGAAACGAAAATGAATGTGCTCGTGAAGATCCCGAAGTCCCACAATAAATTGCTCGGCAAACGTGGAAAAATGCGCCAAAACATGCCATTTGTGCTGCAGAGAACCGAAGACCAGGTGACGGAATCCTTCCAGTCCATGATGACGGCGATCAACTTCTCGTTCTCGCACAAGGAACACTCCGTAATCCTCGTGATGGGTCTGATTTCTGGCGTGGGTAAGAGCTTTGTCTCTCAGAATCTTTCTGCCATTGCCGCCACTAGCGGCAAAAAGGTGCTGTTGATTGATGCTGATATGCGTCGTGGCTCTGTTCGCACTGGTGGCGCCGGACTTGCAGATGTGCTTGTCGGAAAGAAAACTTTGGATGAAGCAGTTCAGCAGAAATACGACAAGAATATGTTCGTGCTTAACGCTGGCAAAACCAACATGACGGCTTGTGGTTTGCTCCGTAGCGATGCCATGGACAACTTGCTTAAGGAAGCTCGCCAGAAGTATGATTTGGTTATCGTTGACACTCCGCCCTTAAGCTTGGTGACCGATGCCGAATTGATCTGTCCTTTAGCCGATTACTTGCTGTTTGTGCTCCAATATGGCAAGCATCGTATGGATGACATTAAGGAATCGCTCTCGAAGATTGTGCGCTATTCCGGAAAGCAGGGTGCTATTGTGTTGAACCAGTATGAATATGAACCGGGTCATTACGGTTACTATGAAAAGGAATACAACAAGCAGCAACCACAGGATTATAAGCGCTTTTCGTTTGCATCTTTATTCTTCTTATTAGGCTCTAGATTTGGAGGTAGACAATGA
- the ychF gene encoding redox-regulated ATPase YchF, with protein sequence MGFKCGIVGLPNVGKSTIFNAITNAGAESANYPFCTIDPNVGMVSVPDARLDELVKVYNPKSIVPAVTEFVDIAGLVKGASKGEGLGNQFLTHIRECEAIMEVVRCFDDENIIHVNGSVDPIRDVEVIETELILKDLDTVEKRLATEAKSARTGNAEAKARLAACELLKKSMEEGHAARTVMHDSEEMEGIVKDLGLLTAKPLFYCANVKEDDILTGNAYVDQLKEYASKHGHDVIVISGKIEEELSAMEPADKADFLKELGMTESGLDSVVRKGYEILGLRTFFTAGEKECRAWTFHAGFKAPQCAGVIHTDFERGFIRAETLSYADFLKHGSWNAAKEAGLVRTEGKEYLVQDGDIMYFLFNV encoded by the coding sequence ATGGGTTTTAAATGTGGCATCGTAGGCCTCCCCAATGTGGGCAAGAGCACCATCTTTAACGCAATCACCAACGCAGGCGCAGAATCCGCAAACTATCCGTTCTGCACCATCGACCCGAACGTCGGCATGGTCAGCGTCCCGGATGCTCGTCTCGATGAACTTGTGAAAGTCTATAACCCGAAATCCATCGTCCCGGCCGTTACAGAATTTGTCGATATCGCAGGTCTTGTAAAGGGCGCTTCCAAGGGCGAAGGTCTCGGAAACCAGTTCCTCACCCACATCCGCGAATGCGAAGCTATCATGGAAGTGGTGCGCTGCTTTGACGACGAAAACATCATCCACGTGAACGGTTCTGTCGATCCGATCCGCGACGTCGAAGTGATCGAAACGGAACTTATCCTCAAGGACTTGGACACTGTCGAAAAGCGCCTTGCTACCGAAGCCAAGTCTGCACGTACCGGTAACGCCGAAGCAAAGGCTCGCCTCGCCGCTTGTGAACTCTTGAAGAAGAGCATGGAAGAAGGCCACGCCGCACGCACCGTGATGCACGACAGCGAAGAAATGGAAGGCATCGTGAAAGACCTCGGTCTCCTCACCGCAAAGCCGCTCTTCTACTGCGCAAACGTCAAGGAAGACGACATCCTCACGGGTAACGCCTACGTGGACCAGCTTAAAGAATACGCCTCCAAGCACGGTCACGACGTGATTGTCATCAGCGGCAAGATCGAAGAAGAACTCTCTGCCATGGAACCGGCCGACAAGGCTGACTTCCTCAAGGAACTCGGCATGACCGAATCCGGCCTCGACTCTGTCGTTCGCAAGGGTTACGAAATCCTCGGTCTCCGCACGTTCTTTACCGCAGGCGAAAAGGAATGCCGCGCCTGGACATTCCACGCAGGCTTCAAGGCCCCGCAGTGCGCAGGCGTTATCCACACGGACTTCGAACGCGGCTTCATCCGCGCAGAAACTTTGAGCTACGCCGACTTCCTCAAGCACGGCAGCTGGAACGCAGCGAAGGAAGCAGGGCTTGTCCGCACGGAAGGTAAGGAATACCTCGTGCAGGATGGCGACATCATGTACTTCTTGTTCAATGTGTAG
- a CDS encoding asparaginase, with translation MKNIVILATGGTIAGAGEQGKDIGYKSGSIKAQTLIDAVPELKNVANICVEQFCNINSDDVTSEIWIALAKRIQELSQREDVDGFVIMHGTDTMEETAFFLSLTLGAGANCKEQIAAQNAAKPVVLTGSMRPATAAEPDGPANLLFAVKSAVALSCQNPVILEPKAIGSSAVYVAFAGKLMDARTVQKIHANDLDAFSSFSTEGRESIISRFDVSSLRSLPRVSVLYFNADADADLLHFAAERSAGLVIAGAGAGEFSLSWAAVIAEIVAQKKIPVVISTRINRGCIVPEQLLVSGTIAAYDLPPAKAAVLLRLALTVTNDSATIQEFFRNSVG, from the coding sequence ATGAAAAACATTGTGATTTTGGCGACTGGCGGAACGATTGCTGGCGCAGGCGAACAAGGTAAAGATATCGGCTATAAGTCGGGCTCTATCAAAGCGCAAACGTTGATTGATGCGGTCCCTGAATTGAAAAATGTGGCAAACATTTGCGTGGAGCAGTTTTGCAATATCAATTCGGACGATGTTACTTCTGAAATTTGGATTGCTTTGGCGAAGCGGATTCAGGAACTTTCGCAACGCGAGGATGTGGACGGTTTCGTGATTATGCACGGAACCGATACGATGGAAGAAACCGCATTTTTCTTGAGCTTGACGCTAGGTGCGGGGGCGAATTGTAAAGAACAAATTGCCGCACAAAATGCTGCGAAACCGGTGGTTCTGACAGGCTCGATGCGCCCCGCAACTGCTGCAGAACCCGATGGCCCCGCGAATCTCCTCTTTGCCGTAAAAAGCGCGGTAGCCCTGTCATGCCAGAATCCTGTCATCCTGGAGCCAAAGGCGATAGGATCCAGTGCTGTTTACGTAGCCTTCGCAGGCAAACTCATGGACGCCCGCACTGTGCAAAAAATCCATGCGAACGATTTGGACGCATTCTCGTCATTCTCGACCGAAGGGAGGGAGTCCATTATTTCTCGTTTCGACGTTTCCTCTTTGCGTTCCCTCCCGCGCGTCTCCGTCCTTTACTTTAACGCCGATGCTGATGCCGACCTTTTGCACTTTGCCGCAGAACGCTCGGCTGGGCTTGTGATTGCTGGTGCTGGCGCTGGAGAATTTTCGCTGTCATGGGCTGCAGTCATTGCAGAAATCGTCGCGCAAAAGAAAATCCCGGTGGTCATTTCTACGAGAATCAATCGCGGTTGCATTGTGCCGGAGCAACTCCTTGTTTCCGGAACGATTGCTGCTTATGATTTGCCACCCGCAAAAGCGGCGGTGCTATTGCGGCTTGCTTTAACTGTAACGAATGATTCCGCGACAATACAGGAATTCTTTCGAAATAGCGTCGGGTGA
- the asd gene encoding archaetidylserine decarboxylase (Phosphatidylserine decarboxylase is synthesized as a single chain precursor. Generation of the pyruvoyl active site from a Ser is coupled to cleavage of a Gly-Ser bond between the larger (beta) and smaller (alpha chains). It is an integral membrane protein.) → MNTPFYVFMKLLPKNAASRVFGAFTRLRIPFLSKLARNAFASYYKLDMSESEYPLSHYANIGELFIRKLKPGMRPVADGAEVVSPVDGVLSQTGTFDGDDQSLIQAKGKTYTLKSLLRNDDLAERFKGGAFATIYLAPFNYHRIHSPVKGDLVLSSYCPGTLWPVNVGSVERIEGLFCINERLTSQLRLADGSEILVVKVGATNVGRIGVVYNDALLTNAGMLPRDEKRVDWVPNQQYSFERGDELGRFEMGSTVILVVDKKIRERHPDLFKSRLGQAVKVGEAL, encoded by the coding sequence ATGAACACTCCATTTTACGTTTTTATGAAACTTTTGCCGAAGAACGCCGCTAGCCGCGTCTTTGGTGCATTCACGCGTTTGCGCATCCCGTTCTTGAGCAAGCTTGCTCGCAACGCCTTTGCTAGCTATTACAAGCTCGACATGTCCGAATCGGAATACCCGCTGAGCCATTACGCAAATATTGGCGAACTTTTTATCCGCAAGCTCAAGCCGGGCATGCGCCCTGTTGCCGATGGAGCCGAGGTGGTGAGCCCGGTCGATGGCGTGCTTTCGCAGACGGGCACGTTCGATGGCGATGACCAAAGCTTGATCCAGGCGAAGGGCAAGACTTATACGCTTAAGAGCCTGTTGCGTAACGATGATCTTGCCGAACGCTTTAAGGGTGGTGCTTTTGCAACGATTTACTTGGCTCCGTTTAACTACCACCGCATCCATAGCCCCGTCAAGGGCGACCTTGTGCTTTCGAGTTATTGCCCGGGTACGCTTTGGCCGGTGAATGTCGGTAGCGTTGAGCGTATCGAAGGTCTTTTCTGCATCAATGAACGCTTGACTAGCCAGTTGCGTTTGGCTGATGGTTCCGAAATTCTCGTGGTCAAGGTGGGTGCGACAAACGTGGGTCGTATTGGCGTTGTGTATAATGATGCTCTTTTGACAAATGCTGGTATGCTTCCGCGTGATGAAAAGCGTGTGGACTGGGTTCCGAATCAGCAGTATTCGTTTGAACGAGGCGATGAACTGGGCCGCTTTGAAATGGGCAGCACGGTGATTCTCGTGGTCGATAAGAAGATTCGCGAACGTCATCCGGACTTGTTCAAGTCACGTCTTGGGCAGGCGGTGAAGGTGGGCGAGGCGCTTTAA
- a CDS encoding SUMF1/EgtB/PvdO family nonheme iron enzyme, with the protein MTFSRLLPLLLLVPALTMADEDRNFKLTSENFKVGSLLEGSLLENASKKAIALDKSLAISQEPVFPLLPNTLYLRYKKSAKDYLWFSGEAKPEEYKKLHAFSLKGNHLTAREVVGLRLYASRQYKAFQDEADIYFDAEYVYSPRVAKLLFMKNGKWQVLNESVHPGLVQIKTDEKNLEVVSLNSKMKAGTRAIYPAENGVYFFSFSAPGKFPYVDAGVLKPGEVLTFNVKFPEPDSVVVLSSSGAAVPEVVAASSSSEATPEAVATSSSALADSVAGSSSSNASVEIPDFDAAVSSSSVASSESKAPAPLLSVTLEQVQALQVLEEAESLYDIFSADVDKNFTRIDTTEFSKFYPSIIPAESLGLNNSGKVYRDYVKHYNLKRSEAQKIWREKKLGEVSAIYKAFHAKFDSLQMLPIEINMLPAAVEKIMKVVDTTAASTDTSKKTLDSCKIESLGLRFGTDHNRVEVSWKGVVDGFSMDSLVNLFANGDSSLVTTLFLVNNKPVWVFKEGALVGRYQYRYGKLGFRVGDSLYFGKGKFTLPKHIAIEKEVVDWLKSRGPESSSSVVASSSSKVVDTVKYEPKFNVVEHPSRGTVAIIDSGSFRYRGKVVSMSPFAIHTTEVTQEFYHKIMGLLDSTKRNSDRSAFKGPNKPVQNITWEKAQYACKVLGGDLPTEAQWEYAGRAGSNDGVPWTMDDVMSVSKYAIFAENSFKVGKKNEAYGPHDVATKSPNAWGLYDMSGNVTEWTRDNYFAITFTIESSNPTGSFLGTNKVIKGGSWKDKVKKLNMTYRDDEDPRYWSDYIGFRCVFPLERIVQEK; encoded by the coding sequence ATGACATTTTCCCGATTGCTTCCGCTTTTGTTGCTGGTTCCGGCGCTTACCATGGCCGACGAAGATCGCAACTTCAAATTGACATCGGAAAATTTTAAAGTCGGTAGCCTCCTGGAGGGAAGTCTTTTGGAAAATGCTTCCAAGAAAGCTATTGCTTTGGACAAATCTTTAGCTATCTCGCAGGAACCGGTCTTCCCATTGCTGCCTAATACGCTTTACCTTCGCTATAAAAAATCCGCTAAGGATTACTTGTGGTTTTCTGGCGAGGCAAAGCCGGAAGAATATAAGAAGCTCCATGCCTTTAGCCTCAAGGGCAATCATTTGACCGCTCGCGAGGTGGTGGGACTCCGTCTTTATGCATCCCGTCAGTATAAAGCCTTCCAGGACGAAGCCGATATCTATTTTGATGCCGAGTATGTTTATTCGCCGCGTGTTGCAAAACTCCTGTTCATGAAGAATGGCAAGTGGCAGGTCTTGAACGAAAGCGTGCATCCGGGTTTGGTGCAAATCAAGACCGATGAAAAGAATTTGGAAGTTGTGTCTCTGAATTCAAAGATGAAGGCGGGAACGAGGGCAATCTATCCTGCTGAAAATGGTGTTTATTTCTTTTCGTTCAGCGCTCCGGGTAAATTCCCGTATGTCGATGCGGGTGTGCTTAAGCCGGGTGAAGTGCTCACGTTCAATGTGAAGTTCCCGGAACCGGATTCCGTTGTTGTGCTTTCAAGTTCGGGGGCGGCGGTTCCTGAAGTTGTTGCGGCATCTAGTTCGAGTGAGGCGACTCCTGAAGCTGTAGCTACTTCTAGTTCCGCTCTTGCTGATTCAGTCGCTGGTTCTTCTAGCTCGAATGCATCCGTGGAAATTCCTGATTTTGATGCTGCTGTTTCGAGTTCAAGTGTGGCGTCTTCGGAATCGAAGGCCCCAGCGCCGTTGCTTTCTGTTACGCTTGAACAGGTGCAGGCTCTTCAGGTGCTCGAAGAAGCTGAATCGCTTTATGATATCTTCTCAGCCGATGTCGACAAGAATTTCACGCGTATAGACACGACTGAATTTTCCAAGTTCTATCCTTCGATTATCCCCGCCGAATCGCTTGGACTTAACAATTCGGGAAAGGTCTATCGCGATTATGTGAAGCATTATAATTTGAAACGTAGCGAAGCGCAAAAAATCTGGCGAGAAAAAAAGTTGGGCGAAGTTAGCGCGATCTATAAGGCTTTCCATGCAAAGTTCGATAGCTTGCAGATGCTCCCGATTGAAATTAACATGTTGCCTGCCGCGGTGGAAAAAATCATGAAGGTCGTTGACACAACCGCTGCGTCCACTGACACGTCAAAGAAAACTTTAGATTCTTGCAAAATCGAATCGTTGGGGCTTCGCTTTGGTACGGACCACAATCGTGTTGAGGTTTCTTGGAAGGGCGTGGTTGATGGTTTTTCGATGGATTCACTTGTGAATCTATTTGCCAATGGAGACTCTTCCCTTGTGACTACGCTGTTTCTTGTGAATAACAAACCGGTGTGGGTGTTCAAGGAAGGTGCTTTGGTTGGGCGTTACCAGTATCGCTATGGCAAACTTGGATTCCGTGTGGGCGATTCCCTTTATTTTGGCAAGGGTAAATTTACTTTGCCGAAGCATATTGCTATTGAAAAAGAAGTTGTGGATTGGCTCAAGTCCAGAGGGCCTGAATCGTCTTCGTCAGTTGTTGCCAGTTCTTCTTCTAAAGTGGTGGATACCGTAAAGTACGAACCGAAGTTTAATGTTGTTGAACATCCTTCTCGTGGAACCGTTGCTATTATTGATTCGGGTTCGTTCCGCTATCGTGGTAAGGTTGTGTCGATGTCTCCGTTTGCAATTCATACAACCGAAGTGACGCAGGAATTTTATCACAAAATTATGGGCCTCTTGGATTCGACAAAACGTAATTCCGATAGATCGGCATTCAAGGGGCCGAACAAGCCGGTCCAAAATATCACTTGGGAAAAGGCGCAGTATGCCTGTAAGGTCCTTGGTGGTGACTTGCCGACCGAGGCTCAATGGGAATATGCTGGCCGCGCTGGTAGTAACGATGGAGTCCCGTGGACGATGGACGATGTAATGAGCGTTAGTAAGTATGCTATCTTTGCAGAAAATTCTTTCAAGGTCGGTAAGAAAAATGAAGCTTATGGCCCGCATGATGTGGCAACGAAATCTCCGAATGCATGGGGACTTTATGACATGTCGGGCAACGTAACGGAATGGACCCGCGACAATTACTTTGCGATTACGTTCACGATTGAAAGTTCAAATCCGACGGGATCTTTCTTGGGAACGAACAAAGTAATTAAAGGCGGCTCTTGGAAGGATAAAGTCAAGAAATTGAACATGACATACCGCGATGATGAAGATCCACGCTATTGGTCGGATTACATTGGCTTCCGCTGTGTGTTCCCGCTCGAACGAATTGTTCAGGAAAAGTAA
- a CDS encoding MATE family efflux transporter has product MATDSLKTNMDMLNGPLGRKILRFAIPLAATSILQQLFNAADVAVVGQFAGDKALAAVGANTFVINLLINLFVGISVGVNVVVANSIGERSYRSVTRSVHTSVMVSFFSGIFLSFVGIFFARPILSAVSTPSDILDMAVRYLQIYFAGMPFVMLFNFIAAILRGKGDTKRPLYVLMVAGAVNVVLNLILVAGFGLGVSGVAIATVFANAISGLTLIYFLLHEVGPFKLEFWKLRVTPLFLSRIMRVGLPSGLRGVVFSFSNVCLQSAINSLGSATVAASAAALNYEFIVYYWLNSFSQACVTFVGQNYGAKNMPRCRSAVRWTLLLGCVSTIVLSALCCIFAHPLLSVFTSDSEIIEIGSIRMYVVVGLLFINVFLDVFSSALSGMGRSLAPALTCVAGVCGIRILWVFFVFPQYKSFASLMVIYPISWVVTISVLVGLYFYYVKHTKF; this is encoded by the coding sequence ATGGCAACGGATTCGTTAAAGACGAACATGGATATGTTGAACGGCCCTCTCGGGAGAAAAATCCTGAGGTTTGCCATTCCGTTGGCCGCGACTAGTATTTTGCAACAGCTGTTCAATGCCGCTGATGTTGCCGTGGTGGGGCAGTTCGCAGGCGACAAGGCGCTAGCCGCAGTCGGTGCGAATACGTTCGTCATCAATTTGCTCATCAATCTGTTCGTGGGCATTTCTGTCGGGGTGAACGTGGTGGTTGCCAATTCCATCGGGGAACGCAGTTACCGTTCGGTGACCCGCAGCGTACACACGTCGGTGATGGTCTCGTTCTTTAGCGGAATTTTCCTTTCGTTTGTCGGCATCTTTTTTGCAAGGCCGATTCTTTCGGCGGTTTCGACACCTTCGGACATTTTGGACATGGCAGTGCGTTACCTGCAAATCTATTTTGCCGGAATGCCGTTTGTAATGCTGTTCAACTTTATCGCAGCGATTTTGCGCGGCAAAGGCGATACGAAGCGTCCGCTTTATGTGCTGATGGTTGCAGGTGCTGTGAATGTCGTTTTGAACTTGATTCTCGTAGCGGGCTTTGGCCTTGGTGTGTCGGGCGTTGCGATTGCGACTGTTTTTGCCAATGCCATTAGCGGACTTACGTTGATCTATTTCTTGCTCCATGAAGTGGGACCGTTCAAGCTCGAATTTTGGAAGCTCCGCGTGACGCCGCTTTTCTTGAGCCGCATTATGCGCGTGGGTTTGCCGTCCGGGCTTCGCGGTGTTGTGTTCTCGTTTAGCAATGTGTGCTTGCAGTCGGCCATAAACAGCTTGGGGTCTGCAACGGTGGCGGCTTCTGCTGCGGCCCTCAATTACGAATTCATTGTGTATTACTGGCTCAATTCGTTCTCGCAAGCTTGCGTGACTTTTGTGGGGCAGAACTACGGCGCGAAAAACATGCCCCGTTGCCGTAGCGCAGTCCGCTGGACGCTCTTGCTGGGCTGCGTCTCGACGATTGTCTTGAGCGCGCTTTGCTGCATTTTTGCCCATCCTTTGCTGTCCGTATTCACTTCTGATTCAGAGATTATTGAAATCGGTTCTATCCGCATGTACGTGGTGGTGGGGCTCTTGTTCATCAATGTCTTCTTGGATGTATTTTCGAGTGCGCTTTCGGGAATGGGGCGTTCGCTTGCTCCGGCGCTTACTTGTGTCGCTGGCGTGTGCGGAATTCGCATTCTTTGGGTATTCTTTGTGTTCCCGCAGTATAAATCGTTCGCTTCTCTCATGGTGATTTACCCAATTAGCTGGGTTGTGACCATATCAGTTCTTGTGGGGCTTTATTTCTACTACGTAAAGCACACAAAGTTCTAG